One bacterium genomic window, CTCGGCACAGGGGCCGTGCGGACCGAGCGGCTGATGCTCGAAGCCGCCGTGGCCGCCGTCGTGGCCGAGGCGGTGGTGCGTTCGGTGCGCCTCGCCCGCAGCGCGGGCGGCGCGCCCGGGCTGGCCGGATGAGCGGGGGCCGCGCAGGAGAGGGGGCCCGGTGAGTCTAACACACGCACGCCGCATGTGGCAGACTCGATCCGCCAGAGACGCGGAGGCGACCGACCGATCACAATGGGGGATGTCATGGCTCACGCGGTAGCCCGACGACGCGAACGATGAAGCGGGTCGTGAGCGTGAGCTTGGGCAGCCACACGCGCGACAAGCGGGTCGAGACCGTCATCCTCGACGAGCCGTTCGTTATCGAGCGCATCGGCACGGACGGCGACATGGGACGGTTCGAAGCGCTGGTCCGCGACCTCGACGGCCGGGTGGACGCGATCGGCATGGGCGGCATCGATCTCGACCTCCGGGCCGGCAACCGGCGTTACCGCATCCGGGACGCGGCGCGCCTCGTGCGCGGCGTCCGGCGCACGCCGGTCGTCGACGGCGGCGGCATCAAGGCGTCCTGGGAGAAATACCTGATCCTCGAATACCTGCCCCGGACGGCAGGCGTGTCGTTTACCGGCCGCCGCGTGCTGCTCGTCAGCAGCGTGGATCGCTACGGCATGGCCGAGGCGTTCACCGAGGCCGGTGCGATCACGCTGTTCGGCGACTTCTACTTTGCGCTCGGCCTGCCGGTTCCGATGCGGACGCTCGGGACCGTCCGCATCCTGGCCGCGTGCCTCCTGCCCGTGATTACACGCCTGCCGTTCCAGTGGCTGTACCCGACCGGTGAGAAGCAGGAGCGCGTGACGCCGAAATACCCGCAACTGTTCGAGTGGGCCGAGGTCGTCGCCGGCGACTTCCACTTCATCCGGCGGTACATGCCGGAGTCGCTCGCGGGCAAGACCGTGTTGACGCAGACGATCACCGTCGACGACCGCGAGGCCCTCCGCCGGCGCGGCGTGCGACGCCTCATCACCGCATCACCCGAGATGGAGGGGCGGTCGTTTGCCACCAACGTGCTGGAAGGGATCGTCGTCGCGCTCTCCGGCAGCCGCACCGACACCATGGCGCCCGCGCAGATCATCGACTGGCTGCTGCGCGCGGGCGTGCGCCCGCGCGTGGAGACGCTGACGCCGGAGCCCGGGACCGGGGCGGCATCGTGAGCACGCCGCCGGTGAGCCGCGACGGCGCGGGGGGGGCGGCGCCGGGGCGCTTTGCCTTCGTCATCCATCCCCTCTACGTGCAGCAGTACGCGCAGAAGTTCCCGTTTACACGTCTCCTTCCCGGCCGGCTCGTCGAGCGGGCGTTTCGCGCGGTCCCGCCGTTTGAGGCGTCCCACATCACGGGCATCGTCTCCGCGACGGGGGCCCGCGCGGAGGGCTGGTTCATCGCCCTGCCCTGGACGCCGCGGGTGCTGCTCGAGGCGCCGGTGGAGCTCGTGTACCGGCGGCTCGTGCAGGCGGGGCGGATCGCCGGGCGCCTCGGCGCCGGCATCCTCGGACTCGGCGCCTTCACGAAGATCGTCGGGGACCGCGGCGTCACCGTGGCGCGCGAACTGGCCATCGGAGTGACGACCGGCAACAGCCTGACCGCGGCCACGGCGGTGGAAGGCGCGCTCGCCGCGGCGGACCGGATGGGCATCGCGCCGCGCGGCGCGCGCGTCGCCGTGCTGGGCGCGACCGGCTCGATCGGCGCGGTGTGTTCGCGGCTGCTGGCCCCGCAGGTCGGGAGTCTGGTGCTGGCCGCGCGCCGCCGCGGGCCGCTCGACGCGCTCGCGGGGCGGCTGCGCGCCGAAGGGGCGGCCGAGGTCCAGGTCACCTCGGACGTGCGGCAGGCCGTCGCGGACGCCGCGATCGTCCTTACGGTGACCTCGGCGACCGACGTGCTGATCGAGCCGGAGGACCTCCGGCCGGGCGCCGTGGTCTGCGACGTGGCGCGCCCGCGGAACGTCTCGCAGCTCGTGTATGCGCGGCGGCGCGACGTGCTCGTGATCGACGGCGGGGTGATCGACGTGCCGGGGCCGGTGGATTTCGGGCTCGATTTCGGGTTTCCGCCCGGCACGTGCGAGGCGTGCATGGCGGAAACGATGCTGCTCGCGCTCGAGCGCCGGTACGAGGACTACACCATCGGCGCGGATCTCGATCTCGACCGCGTCCGGGAGATCCACGCGCTGATGCACCGGCACGGCTTCCGGCTCTCGGGCCTGCGCCGGTTCGAGCGGCGCATCTCCGACGACGAGGTCGAGGCGATCCGGACGGCGGCCCGGAGCGCGCCGCCGCGCCCGCCGGCGGCGCGCCGGAGCGCCCCGGCTTCAGCGGAACGTGTCTAGAATTCCGAGGGTGGGCCCGCGCCTTTGACAACGTGGACCGGCTTCGGTATACTCAGGGCCGAGGTCGAGACTGAGGGAACCCTCAGTCTCGTTCCCTCTTATTGCCGCCAAATTGTGAGAACCGGTCGGGTGAGCTGAGCCGCATGGACGAGAAGGCAACCATTCTAACGCCCGAGGGTCTGCGCAAACTCGAGGAGGAACTGGAGTTCCTCAAGTCGGTCAAGCGAAAGGAAGTCGCCGAACGGATCAAGCAGGCGAAAGAGTTCGGGGACCTGTCCGAGAACTCCGAATACGAGGACGCGAAGAACGAGCAGGCGTTCACCGAGGGGCGGATCCTGACGCTCGAGGGGATGCTCCGGAACGCCAAGGTCATCAACAACCACGACGTCCGATCGGACGTCGTGTCGATCGGCAGCACGCTCAAACTCGTGGACGAATCCGGCGAGGAACTGACGTTTACCATCGTGGGGTCCCCGGAAGCCGACCCGTCGCACGACAAGATAAGCAACGAGTCCCCCGTCGGGCGCGCCGTGCTCGGCAAGCGGAAGGGCGAAACCGTCACGGTGCACGCGCCGGCGGGAACAATCAAGTATACGATCAAGGGGATCAAGCGCTAGAACCGCCGGCGCGCGAGTGATCCACGCGGCATCGCATCACCCGGCCTGACCCGCCGCTCCACCCTGCAAGACCCCCCGGTACCCGCACATAGGACCCCCTGCGCCGTGTCCGCGGAGAGGTCGGACCACCGAGTCTGCCTGATGACGCAGCGGGGAAAGAATAGGACTACACGGCCGGCGCGGTGCGAAGACCGTGCAGCGGCAGGAGTCCGAAGACGGGCGAAGAAAGAGGACGCCGGCGGGCGGGTTCGCCGGCCAGCATGGGGGAGACTCTTCACGGAATCTTCGGGAGCACCGCGGCGTATCACCAGTGGGAGGGCGGGGGTATCCTTCCCAGACTCTGCCGGGCAGTTCGGGGTTCAGATGCACGGCGCCGAGCCCCGGGTGTGAACATGGACGTGAAGCGGATCGTAATCGTAGGAGATAGGACGATGCCGACAACGCAGCAGAGGGCGCACATGGGGCTCGGGCAGAGAGGGGGTCGGCCGCGGGATGTTTGAACGTTTCACGGAGCGCGCACGCCGCGTCATCATCCTGGCGCAGGAAGAAGCCAAACGGCTGAACCACAGCGCGGTCGGCACGGAGCACATCCTGCTCGGGATCATCCGCGAGGGCGAAGGCGTCGCCAGCAAGGTCCTCGAGTCTCTCAACATCAATCCCGAGCGGGTCCGGGCGGAGATCGAGAGCGCCATCGGCCGCGGCGAGCGGACGCCGTATGAGGAAGTGGCGTTCACCCCGCGGGCCAAGAAGGTGCTCGAGCTCGCGCTCGACGAGGCCCGCCGGCTCGGCCACAACTACATCGGAACGGAGCACCTGCTCCTCGGCCTGATCCGCGAGGGTGAAGGGGTGGCTGCCCGCGTGCTCGAGGCGATGGGGGCGGACCTCGAGCGTGTCCGGTCGCAGGTCGTCTATCTCCTCGGCGAGGAGGGCACGGCCTCCTACACCAAGCAGGCGAGCAAGACGCCGACGCTGGACGAGTTCGGCCGCGACCTGACGAAGCTGGCGCGCGAGAACAAGCTCGATCCCGTCATCGGGCGCGAGCGCGAGATCGAGCGCGTGATCCAGGTGCTGTCCCGTCGCACGAAGAACAACCCGGCGCTCATCGGAGAACCGGGCGTGGGGAAGACGGCGATCACGGAGGGTCTCGCGCAGCGCATCGTGCGGGGCGACGTTCCCGAGGTGCTGCGCTCGAAGCGCGTGGTGCAGCTCGATCTCGCCGCGCTCGTCGCGGGCACGAAGTACCGCGGCGAGTTCGAAGAGCGGATGAAGAAGGTCATGGAAGAAATCCGCAAGGCGCAGGGCGAGGTCATCCTCTTCGTCGACGAGCTGCACACGCTCGTCGGCGCCGGCGCCGCGGAAGGCGCGATCGACGCCAGCAACATTCTCAAGCCGTCGCTGTCGCGCGGCGAGCTGCAGTGCATCGGCGCCACGACGCTCGACGAGTACCGGAAATACGTCGAGCGGGACGCGGCGCTCGAACGGCGGTTCGCGCCGATTCTCGTCTCCGAGCCCAACGTCGACCAGGCGGTCGAGATTCTGCGCGGCCTCCGGGAGCGGTACGAGGCGCACCACGGCGTCAAGATCGGGGACGATGCGCTCGTCGCCGCGGCGCAGCTCGCCGACAAGTACATCTCCGACCGGTTCCTGCCCGACAAGGCCATCGACCTGATGGACGAGGCGGCGAGCAAGATCCGGCTGCAGGCCAGCTTCCTGCCGCAAGAAGTGCGGCAGGCGATGGAAAAGGCCGACCGGGCGCGCCGCGAAAAGGAAGAAGCGATCAAGAATCAAGACTTCGAGAAGGCCGCGGGTCTGCGCGACAAGGAAAAGGTGCTGCGGCAGAAGCTCGAAGAGCTCGAGAGTTCGTGGAAGACCGACAAGGGCCGCGACATCACCACCGTGTCGGCCGACGACATCGCGGACATCGTGTCGAGCTGGACCGGGATTCCGGTGACGCGCCTCGTGGAGGAGGAGACCGAAAAGCTCCTCAAGATGGAGGACGTGATCCACAAGCGGATCGTCGGCCAGGAAGAGGCCGTGACGGCGGTCTCGCGGGCGGTGCGCCGCGCGCGCGCGGGGCTCAAGGACTCCCGGCGCCCGATCGGATCGTTCATCTTCCTCGGGCCGACCGGCGTCGGCAAGACCGAGTTGACGCTCGCCCTCGCCGAGTTTCTTTTCGGCGACGAGAATGCGGTGGTCCGGATCGACATGTCCGAGTACACGGAGCGGCACACCGTATCGCGGCTCGTCGGGGCTCCCCCGGGCTACGTCGGCTACGAGGAGGGCGGCCAGCTCACCGAGCAGGTGCGCCGCCGGCCCTACTCGGTGGTGCTCCTCGACGAGATCGAGAAGGCGCACCCCGAGATCTTCAACGTGCTGCTCCAGATCCTGGAGGACGGCCGGCTCACCGACGCCCAGGGCCGCACGGTCGATTTCAAGAACTGCGTCGTGATCATGACGAGCAACGTGGGCGCGCCGCAGATCCAGCGCGAGGGCGCGGGCCTCGGCTTCCGGGGTACCGCCGACCTCGAGCTCGACGCGCAGCGCCAGTACGAGAAGATGAAGGGGCACGTGATGGAAGAGCTTCGGCGCACCTTCCGGCCGGAGTTCCTGAACCGCGTTGACGAGATCATCGTGTTCCGGCCCCTGTCCCGCGATCAGATCGCGGCGATCGTCGACATTCTCATGGACCGCGTGCGGCGCGAGATCCGGGGCCAGGGCATGGGCCTCGCCATCACGGACGCCGCGCGGGACCTGCTGGCCAAGGAAGGGTTCGATCCGCAGTACGGCGCGCGGCCGCTCCGGCGGGCGATTCAGCGGCTCGTGGAAGACCCGTTGTCGGACGCGATGCTACGGGGCCGATTCAGCTCGGGCGACGAGATCGTGATCGACGCGCACGACAACGAGCTGGTCTTCGAGAAGAAGCGGGAGCCGGTCACGGTCGACAAGGGCTCGTAATCCCCGGCAAAGCCGGGGACAGGCCCCCGACAAGGCGGGGACAGGCCCCCGACAAGGTCGGGGACAGGCACGTGGCCGCGACGGCCCGGGATTTACCGCCCGGGCCGTCGCATGCCTCCGGTCACGCTCCCCCCGCGGGGAGGCGCCGGAGCATCGGGGAGGAGGGCGATGGCGAAAACCACCCGCGTGGGCGGAGGCGGCGAGGCCACCCGCACTGTGTTTGTCTGCCAGGCGTGCGGCTACGAGTCGACCAAGTGGCTCGGGCGCTGTCCCGGTTGTTCCACATGGAACAGCTTCATCGAAGAGCGCGTCGGCGGCCCAGCCCGCGCCGGCGCGCGGCCGGCCGGCGGGTCCGCCGCGGCGCCGGTGGCGATCACGGACGTGGTCCTCGACGAGGCCGCGCGCGTCCGGACCGGCATCGCCGAGGTGGATCGCGTGCTGGGCGGCGGCGTCGTGCCTGGATCGCTCGTCTTGATCGGCGGTGACCCCGGCGTCGGAAAATCTACGCTCGCGCTCGCGATCGCGCAGCACCTGGCCGCCGGGGCCGACCGTCCATCCGTGCTCTACGTCTCCGGAGAGGAATCCGTCCGCCAGACCAAGATGCGCGCCTCCCGGTTGGGCGTCGACGCCCCGAGCCTTCTGGTCCTTGCGGAGACCGATCTCGACCAGATCATCGCCCACGCCGGCCGGGTGCGGCCCGCGCTCGTCGTCGTAGATTCCATCCAGACCGTCTACCGCGCCGACATCATGGCGGCGCCGGGAAGCGTCGGCCAGATCCGGGAGTGCACCGGCGATCTGCTGCGCGTCGCGAAGGTCGAAGGCGGCCCGGCCGTGCTGGTGATCGGGCACGTGACGAAGGAGGGCGCGATCGCCGGGCCCCGAGTGCTGGAGCACATGGTCGACACGGTGCTGTACTTCGAAGGCGAGCGGCACCACGCGTATCGGGTGCTCCGCGCGACCAAAAACCGGTTCGGCTCGACCAACGAGATCGGCATCTTCGCCATGACGGGGCGCGGGCTCACCGAAGTGGCGGATCCGTCGGCGCTATTCCTTGCGGAGCGGCCGGACGGGGCGTCCGGGTCCGCGGTCGTCTGCGCGATCGAGGGCACGCGGCCGCTGCTGCTGGAGGTCCAGGCGCTGGTGACGCGCACACCGTTCGGCATGCCGCGCCGGACCGCGGCAGGGATCGACTACAACCGCCTGCTGCTGCTGCTCGCCGTGCTCGAGAAGCGCGCGGGACTGCATCTGTCGGCGCACGACGTGTACGTGAGCGTGGCCGGCGGGGTGCGGGTGGACGAGCCGGCCGCGGACCTGGGCGTCGCGGTCGCCGTGGCGAGCAGTCACCGCGACCGGCCGGTCGACGCGGCGGCCGTCGCGGTCGGCGAGGTCGGGTTGGGGGGCGAGGTGCGCGCCGTCAGCCAGATCGACCGCCGCATAGCCGAGGCGGCGAAACTCGGATTCCGGCGCCTCGTTCTCCCGCGCGCGAACCTGGCGGCGATCGATGAGATGCCGGCGGGCCTCGAGCTCGCCGGCGTCGAGCACGTCGCGGAAGCGCTCGAGCGCCTCGTCACGTAGGCGCTCCGTATCTGCCGCGGAGACCCCGCTATTTCAAATTGAAAATGCCGAGGCTCTTGATCCGGCTGTGTTCCTTCTTCTGAATCGCCATGAGGTCCAGATCGAGGAGATTGCACAGCGCGGCGATGTAGAACAATTCGGAGCCGATCTCCGACTCCACCGCCTCGGTGCACCGTTCGCACAACCTGCCGTCGAGATGCGTATGCAGATACTGCCGGAGCTCGGCGAGCCCCACGTCGGCGGGAAACTGCTGCTTGGTCGCCGTGACAGAGATGCACCCGCACGTGGTGACGGCCTTGGCGATGGCGCGGTTGACCCGGGCGGTGGATTCTTGAAGCTTTGTGACCACGTCGAGGACGCTGCGATGGCGAACGAGGTATTCGTCGACCTGCGCCTGAAACGACAGGCTCGTCTCTTTCATGAACCGCGCACCCCCCAGGGCCCCAACGCGCTGCCATTATAGGCACCCCGCCGCGACAGTGTCAAGAAATACCGGGCGCGTGCTATGATAGCGGCGAGATGCGCCGGCTCATTCGTGGCGTCGGTCTTGTGCTCGGCGCCCTCATCGGGTATCAGGTCACGGAGACGTTCCGTCCGCTGATCGTGCAACGGGGCGGCGATGGTCTCCATCTCGCCGTGCTGGTCATCGGCGTCGAACTCGGCGCGGCGGCCGGGGCCCTCCTGTCGCAGCCCATCGCGAGATGGTTCGTCGAGTCGATGGGCCGGGCGCTCCGGCGTCTCGGCGAGGTGCCGCTGCGTGACGTCGTCTCCGGAGCGATCGGGCTGGTTGCCGGCCTGTTGGTGGCCTTTCTCGTCAGCCTTCCCCTGCAGCGCGTGCCGGTGATCGGCGAATACATTCTCCCCATCGCCGCGGTGCTGGCGTTCGGCTATCTCGGTCTCCACCTCGGGCTTCAGCGGCGGGACGACGCGCCCGCGGCATTCGCGCACATGGTCGAGCGGATGAGCCGCGAGCGCCGCAGCCGCCGGCCGGCGGGGTCCCCCAAGCTGCTCGACACGAGCGCCATCATCGACGGGCGCATCGCCGACATCTGCCGGGCGGGGTTTCTGGAAGGACCGCTGCTGGTGCCGCGCAGCGTGCTCGCCGAGCTGCAGCACATCGCGGATTCCGGAGACACGCTTCGCCGCAACCGCGGGCGGCGCGGGTTGGATGTCCTCGATACGATGCAACGGGAGCTCCGCATGGTGGAGGTGTACGATGACGGCGACGCGCCGCCGGGGGAGCCGGTCGACGCGCAGCTCACGCGCCTCGCCGTTGCGCTCGGCGCGGCGATCGTGACCACCGACTACAATCTCAACAAGGTTGCCGGCCTTCAAAGCATCCGCGCGCTCAACGTCAACGAGCTGGCAAACGCGATCAAGCCGGTGACGCTGCCCGGCGAGGACTTGACCGTCCATCTGATCAAGGACGGCAAGGAGCCCGGGCAGGGGGTAGGATACCTCGAGGACGGGACGATGATCGTCGTCGAGGGCGGCAAGAAGTACATCGGCGAGACGCTCGAGACGGTCGTGACGAGCGTGCTCCAAACCGCCGCCGGCCGCATGATCTTCGCACGTCCCAAATCGCTCGAGAGAAACGGTGCCCCCCGGTGATCGCCGGACCCGGCGTGGCGGCGGTCGTCCCGGCGGCCGGCCGGGGCGAGCGGTTCGGCGGTGACGGGCCGAAGGCGCTGGTGCCGCTGGGAGGCCGTCCCCTTCTAGAGTACGCGCTCGGGGCGCTCGCCGCCGCGCCCTCCGTCGGGATGATCGTCGTCGCGGCGCCGGCGGAGGCGGTCGACGCCGTTGCCGGTCTCGCGCGCCGCGTGGCCGGTCGGAAGGCCGCCGCGGTGGTGCCCGGCGGGCCCGATCGACAGGCGTCGGTGGCCCAGGGGCTGGCCGCGCTGCCGGCCGGGCCGGAGATCGTGGTCGTCCACGACGGTGCCCGTCCGCTCGTGCCAGTGCCGTTGATCGAGGCGGTCGCCGCCGCGGCGGCCGAGGGCGGCGCCGCCACCGCCGCGATCCCCGTCGACGATACGGTGAAGCGCGCGGCCGACGGGTGGGTCCGCACGACGATCGACCGCGCCGGCCTGTTTCGGATCCAAACGCCGCAGGCGTTTCGGCGGAGCGTGCTCGAAGCGGCGCATCGGGAGGCGGAGCGGACGGGATTCCGGGGAACCGACGACGCGGCGCTCGTGGAGAACCTCGGACGGCCGGTGCGGCTCGTCCCGGGGGCGGCCCTCAATCTCAAGGTGACCGTGCCCGACGACTTGGCGCTGGCCGAGGCGCTGCTGCGGCGTCACGAGCCGCCCACGCCCGCACCGCGCGTCGGGATCGGCTTCGACGCGCACCGCCTGGTGCCCGGGCGGCCGCTCGTGCTGGGCGGCGTGGTGATCCCGGCGTCGCGAGGGCTCGACGGCCACTCCGACGCCGACGTGATCGCCCACGCCGTAATGGACGCGCTCCTCGGAGCGGCCGGATGCGGCGACATCGGCCGGCTGTTTCCCCCGAACGATCCGGCCTACGCCGGCGCCGACAGCATGGAACTGCTGGACCGCGTCCGGGCGCTCCTCGCCGAGCGGGGTTGGCGCGCCGGCCACGTCGACGTCGTCGTGCTGGCGGAGGCGCCGCGCCTCGCGCCGCACGTGGACGCGATGCGGGCGGCCATGGCCCGGGCGCTCCGAACCGATCCCGCCGGCATCAGCATCAAGGCGACGACGCTGGAAGGCATGGGCGCGATCGGGCGCGAGGAGGGCATCGCGGCGCAGGCCGTGGCCAGTCTGGAGCCGGGTCGGGACGGCGTGTGATGAGGCGGGGAACGCGTCTCAAGCAGGACGTGCCCGGCCGGTGGATTAACGGCCGGTTCGTCCGGCCGCGCCGCAACCTGCTGCCGATCCTGATCGAAGAGTCGGTGACCGACGAGCCCGTGGTCGTCGAGTCGGCGCCCGGGAAACCCGCGTCGCGGCCGGCCGGGTTCTGGCGGGGCTCCGAATTCCACCGGGTGGTGAGGCTCTTTGGCTGCCGGTTCGAGCGCGACGCGGTGTACGTCCGCGTGCTGAGCGAGCGGGGCCGGGTCTACGAGTTGAGCCGCACGCTCGAGACGGATCCCTGGACGTGGCGCAGCCGGTGGCGGTGGGATCTCATCGCCGTGATCCGTATTGTGTCGGTCCGGCGTCTGCCGTCCGATCCGCATCAATGGATCTGGCCCGCGGGAGACCGCTCCCGGTGACGCTCCGAGTCTACAGCACGCTGGCCCGCCGGAAGGAACCGTTCGAGACCGTCTGTGCCGGCGAAGTGCGCATGTACGTCTGCGGACCGAACCTCTACGGTCCATCGCACGTCGGGCATGCGATGTCGTATGTCGTGTTCGACGTCATTCGCCGGTACCTGGTCTACCGCGGCTACCGGGTTCGGTACGTGCAGAACTTCACCGACATCGAAGACCGGATCATCGAGACCGCCGCCGCCGAGGGCACGACGATCGAGGCGCTGGCGGAACGCTACGCCGCGCGCTTCCTCGAGGAAATGCGCGCGCTCGGCGTCCGGCCCGCGGACGTGTATCCGCGCGCGACGCGGGCCATCCCGAAGATGATCGAGATCATTCGCGGCCTCGAGTCCCGCGGGTTGGCCTACGCCGCCGGCGGCGACGTCTTCTTCCGCGTGGCCGCGTTCCCCGGGTACGGACGGCTCTCGGGCCGGTCGCTCGACGAAATGATGGCCGGGGCGCGCGTCGACGTCGATCCGCACAAACAGCACCCGATGGACTTCGTGTTGTGGAAGGCCGCGAAACCCGGCGAGCCGGCGTGGGAGAGCCCCTGGGGCCCGGGGCGGCCGGGCTGGCACATCGAGTGTTCCGCGATGTCGATCGAGTATCTCGGCCCGCAGCTCGATATTCACGGGGGCGGCCAGGACGTGGTGTTCCCGCACCACGAGAACGAGATCGCGCAGTCGGAGGGCTACACCGGCAAGACCTTCGTGCGCTATTGGGTGCACAACGGCCTCCTGCGCCTGACCGGCGGGCCGGAGAAGATGACGCGCCACCTCGGGAACATCATCGCGATCCGCGAGGCGCTGGATCGCTATCATGCCGACACGCTGCGGGTGTTCTTCCTTTCATCGCACTACCGGAATCCTCTGACCTGGAGCGACGAGGCACTCGCGGCGGCGGCCGGCGGCGCCGAGCGGCTGCGGACCGCGCGCGAAACCGCGGCCGACCTGCTGACGGCCGCGAAGGCTGCCCCGGCCGGCGGGATTCCGGTCCCGGACCCCGTCGTGCAGGCGCTCGCGGGCGCCGTTCCTGCGACGCGCGGGGCCTTCGAGGCCGCCATGGACGACGACTTCAACACGCCCGGCGCGCTGGCGGCGCTGTTCGACCTGGCCGCGGCGCTGAATCGCGTCACGGATGCGGCGGTCCGGCGGAGGACCCCGCTGTCGCCCGACGCGGCCGACGCCGTCCGGGCGGCGCTCGATGTCCTCAGCGAGTTGGCGGACGTCCTCGGGCTGCGGCTCGAGACATCGCTGACGCCCGTGCAGGCTGCCGGCCTGCGCGATCTCGCCCGCAAACTCTCGCACGAGCGGCCCGACCTGTTCGATCCCGGCCGGCGGCCGGACGGCGGGGCGCCGGGAGAGGCGGGGCCGGCACTCGTGGACTACATCGCACGCGGACGCGTCGAGGCGAGACGGCGCAAAGACTGGGCCACCGGCGACCGCGTGCGGGCGCATCTGTCGGAACTCGGCATCTTGCTCGAGGATACGCCCGCCGGATTCAAGTGGCGCGTGCGGTAGCCGCGGAGACGGCGCTCGTCGGGCGCCACGCGGTCCTCGAGGCGCTCCGCGGCGGCCGGCCCGTCTATCGCGTGCTGGTGTCCCGCACGGCGCACGGCGCCGGCCCGCTCCAGGACATCGTCGAGACCGCGCGCCGGCGCGGCATTCCGGTCCAGCCCGTCGATCCCCGTCGGCTCGCCGCCCTGGCCGGCCGCCTGCCGCACCAGGGCGTCGCGGCGCTTGCCGGCGTTCAGGCGCTCGTCGAGCTCGACGACGTCCTCGCGGTGGCGCGCGGCCGCGGTGAGGCTCCGTTTCTCATCCTGCTCGATGGGGTGGAAGATCCGCACAACGTCGGGGCGGTCATCCGCACGGCGGAGGCGGCCGGCGCGCACGGGGTGGTCGTGCCGCGCCGCCGGGCGGCCGGGTTGACGCCGGCGGTGGCGCGCGCCGCGGCGGGCGCCACCGAGCATGTGGCCGTCGCGGGCGTGGGGAACATGGCCGCGGCGCTTGAACGGCTGAAGGCCGCGGGGGTGTGGGTTGTGGGCGCGGATCCCGAGGCCCGCGAGCGGTACGATGCCGGCGCCCTCGAGCCGCCGGTCGCGCTCGTCGTCGGCGCGGAAGGACGCGGGCTGCACCGGCTCGTCCGTGAGCGCTGCGACCGGCTGGTCTCCATCCCGCTGCACGGACGGATCCGGTCGCTCAACGTCTCGGTCGCCGCGGCGCTCCTCCTGTACGAGGTGGCGCGGCGCGTGCGTCCCGCGGACGAGGCGGCGCCCGCCGTCGGGGGGCGCGCGTCCGGCCGGGGCGCGTGTTGACGGGCGCGTCTCGCCGCCGTGACGTAGCCTGCGACGTCGGCGTCGATTTCGCGCCGTGTATTGACTCCGCAATGTGCAGTTGTATAAT contains:
- a CDS encoding quinate 5-dehydrogenase, giving the protein MKRVVSVSLGSHTRDKRVETVILDEPFVIERIGTDGDMGRFEALVRDLDGRVDAIGMGGIDLDLRAGNRRYRIRDAARLVRGVRRTPVVDGGGIKASWEKYLILEYLPRTAGVSFTGRRVLLVSSVDRYGMAEAFTEAGAITLFGDFYFALGLPVPMRTLGTVRILAACLLPVITRLPFQWLYPTGEKQERVTPKYPQLFEWAEVVAGDFHFIRRYMPESLAGKTVLTQTITVDDREALRRRGVRRLITASPEMEGRSFATNVLEGIVVALSGSRTDTMAPAQIIDWLLRAGVRPRVETLTPEPGTGAAS
- a CDS encoding shikimate dehydrogenase, coding for MSTPPVSRDGAGGAAPGRFAFVIHPLYVQQYAQKFPFTRLLPGRLVERAFRAVPPFEASHITGIVSATGARAEGWFIALPWTPRVLLEAPVELVYRRLVQAGRIAGRLGAGILGLGAFTKIVGDRGVTVARELAIGVTTGNSLTAATAVEGALAAADRMGIAPRGARVAVLGATGSIGAVCSRLLAPQVGSLVLAARRRGPLDALAGRLRAEGAAEVQVTSDVRQAVADAAIVLTVTSATDVLIEPEDLRPGAVVCDVARPRNVSQLVYARRRDVLVIDGGVIDVPGPVDFGLDFGFPPGTCEACMAETMLLALERRYEDYTIGADLDLDRVREIHALMHRHGFRLSGLRRFERRISDDEVEAIRTAARSAPPRPPAARRSAPASAERV
- the greA gene encoding transcription elongation factor GreA translates to MDEKATILTPEGLRKLEEELEFLKSVKRKEVAERIKQAKEFGDLSENSEYEDAKNEQAFTEGRILTLEGMLRNAKVINNHDVRSDVVSIGSTLKLVDESGEELTFTIVGSPEADPSHDKISNESPVGRAVLGKRKGETVTVHAPAGTIKYTIKGIKR
- a CDS encoding ATP-dependent Clp protease ATP-binding subunit, coding for MFERFTERARRVIILAQEEAKRLNHSAVGTEHILLGIIREGEGVASKVLESLNINPERVRAEIESAIGRGERTPYEEVAFTPRAKKVLELALDEARRLGHNYIGTEHLLLGLIREGEGVAARVLEAMGADLERVRSQVVYLLGEEGTASYTKQASKTPTLDEFGRDLTKLARENKLDPVIGREREIERVIQVLSRRTKNNPALIGEPGVGKTAITEGLAQRIVRGDVPEVLRSKRVVQLDLAALVAGTKYRGEFEERMKKVMEEIRKAQGEVILFVDELHTLVGAGAAEGAIDASNILKPSLSRGELQCIGATTLDEYRKYVERDAALERRFAPILVSEPNVDQAVEILRGLRERYEAHHGVKIGDDALVAAAQLADKYISDRFLPDKAIDLMDEAASKIRLQASFLPQEVRQAMEKADRARREKEEAIKNQDFEKAAGLRDKEKVLRQKLEELESSWKTDKGRDITTVSADDIADIVSSWTGIPVTRLVEEETEKLLKMEDVIHKRIVGQEEAVTAVSRAVRRARAGLKDSRRPIGSFIFLGPTGVGKTELTLALAEFLFGDENAVVRIDMSEYTERHTVSRLVGAPPGYVGYEEGGQLTEQVRRRPYSVVLLDEIEKAHPEIFNVLLQILEDGRLTDAQGRTVDFKNCVVIMTSNVGAPQIQREGAGLGFRGTADLELDAQRQYEKMKGHVMEELRRTFRPEFLNRVDEIIVFRPLSRDQIAAIVDILMDRVRREIRGQGMGLAITDAARDLLAKEGFDPQYGARPLRRAIQRLVEDPLSDAMLRGRFSSGDEIVIDAHDNELVFEKKREPVTVDKGS
- the radA gene encoding DNA repair protein RadA, with translation MAKTTRVGGGGEATRTVFVCQACGYESTKWLGRCPGCSTWNSFIEERVGGPARAGARPAGGSAAAPVAITDVVLDEAARVRTGIAEVDRVLGGGVVPGSLVLIGGDPGVGKSTLALAIAQHLAAGADRPSVLYVSGEESVRQTKMRASRLGVDAPSLLVLAETDLDQIIAHAGRVRPALVVVDSIQTVYRADIMAAPGSVGQIRECTGDLLRVAKVEGGPAVLVIGHVTKEGAIAGPRVLEHMVDTVLYFEGERHHAYRVLRATKNRFGSTNEIGIFAMTGRGLTEVADPSALFLAERPDGASGSAVVCAIEGTRPLLLEVQALVTRTPFGMPRRTAAGIDYNRLLLLLAVLEKRAGLHLSAHDVYVSVAGGVRVDEPAADLGVAVAVASSHRDRPVDAAAVAVGEVGLGGEVRAVSQIDRRIAEAAKLGFRRLVLPRANLAAIDEMPAGLELAGVEHVAEALERLVT
- a CDS encoding DUF1573 domain-containing protein, with protein sequence MKETSLSFQAQVDEYLVRHRSVLDVVTKLQESTARVNRAIAKAVTTCGCISVTATKQQFPADVGLAELRQYLHTHLDGRLCERCTEAVESEIGSELFYIAALCNLLDLDLMAIQKKEHSRIKSLGIFNLK